In Halorubellus sp. JP-L1, one DNA window encodes the following:
- the tmcA gene encoding tRNA(Met) cytidine acetyltransferase TmcA, with product MNADDDAVDVRSVARALRAEAERANERRVLVLAGSAERTRERAHDAVDALDVGVAGTTVVGPVDFLPGEHVPQRQAGSLLGSTRDVVVLDCHEALRPNALGRVAGVVDGGGLLLVLAPPIGEWPDRRDGFDEGLAVPPFGLEDVTGHFRQRLVALARAHRGVGIVAVGDPDSEAGSDRLVSDGRTAPPPARPAADVTIPADARFPAAAYEACRTTDQADAVHALESLLDDEAAVVVEADRGRGKSSAAGLAAGSLAARGEDVVVTAAERRGSREVFERARELLDALDADGDHPGEYHLVADAARETMDDASGGSVRFASVADVVASPTDGDVLVVDEAATVPVRRLEATLDADRVAYATTVHGYEGTGRGFDVRFRGRLEDARHDVTEVRLVDPIRYAAGDPVEVWAFRALLLDARPPVDDLVADATPESVAYREFDAEELLADEHLLRETFGSLVLAHYRTEPDDLARLLDAPNLSVHALVHDGHVACVALLAREGDLPEGLRANMYEGGRVKGNMLPDVLTSQLRDEAAAATVGYRVVRIATHHAVRRGGLASHLLDRIRDAVGDDVDWLGSGFGATPGLVDFWRENGYRSVHLSTTRNDASGEYSAIVLDPTSDAGHALLERHGEWFAERVPSVLSDALDDADPDVVRATLRACPADVDVDLGPAAWRTVVGASYGPGLFDVAPAPFRDLAVKHLVDPDGTVGALTDREERLLVRRVLQARSWPTVADALEYVSPGACMRSLGDAFVPLVDAYGTDDALADRDRYRD from the coding sequence ATGAACGCGGACGACGACGCGGTGGACGTCCGGTCGGTCGCCCGAGCACTGCGGGCGGAGGCCGAGCGTGCGAACGAGCGACGCGTGCTCGTCCTCGCCGGGAGCGCCGAGCGAACGCGCGAGCGAGCGCACGACGCCGTCGACGCCCTCGACGTCGGCGTCGCCGGGACGACGGTCGTCGGCCCCGTGGACTTCCTGCCCGGCGAGCACGTCCCTCAACGGCAGGCGGGGTCGCTCCTCGGCAGCACGCGCGACGTCGTCGTACTGGACTGCCACGAGGCGCTCCGACCGAACGCGCTCGGACGAGTCGCCGGCGTCGTCGACGGCGGCGGCCTCCTGCTCGTGCTCGCACCCCCCATCGGCGAGTGGCCGGACCGCCGCGACGGCTTCGACGAGGGACTGGCGGTGCCGCCGTTCGGACTCGAAGACGTGACCGGGCACTTCCGGCAGCGTCTGGTGGCACTCGCGCGCGCGCACCGCGGCGTCGGCATCGTCGCCGTCGGCGACCCTGACTCCGAGGCTGGGTCAGACCGCCTCGTCTCCGACGGGCGGACTGCTCCGCCACCGGCGCGGCCGGCGGCCGACGTGACGATACCCGCGGACGCTCGGTTCCCGGCGGCGGCGTACGAGGCCTGCCGGACGACCGACCAGGCCGACGCCGTGCACGCGCTCGAATCGCTCCTCGACGACGAGGCCGCGGTCGTCGTCGAGGCCGACCGCGGTCGCGGGAAGTCCAGCGCCGCGGGGCTGGCCGCCGGGTCGCTCGCCGCGCGCGGCGAGGACGTCGTCGTGACCGCGGCCGAACGACGGGGCTCACGCGAGGTGTTCGAGCGCGCCCGCGAACTCCTCGACGCGCTCGACGCCGACGGCGACCACCCGGGCGAGTACCACCTCGTCGCCGACGCCGCTCGTGAAACTATGGACGACGCCTCGGGCGGGAGCGTGCGGTTCGCGAGCGTCGCGGACGTGGTCGCGTCCCCGACCGACGGGGACGTGCTCGTCGTCGACGAGGCCGCGACCGTCCCGGTCCGGCGCCTGGAGGCGACGCTCGACGCCGACCGGGTGGCGTACGCGACGACCGTCCACGGCTACGAGGGCACCGGCCGCGGGTTCGACGTCCGGTTCCGCGGTCGCCTCGAGGACGCCCGGCACGACGTCACCGAGGTCCGGCTCGTCGACCCCATCCGGTACGCGGCCGGCGACCCCGTCGAAGTCTGGGCGTTCCGCGCGCTCCTCCTCGACGCCCGCCCGCCCGTCGACGACCTCGTCGCCGACGCAACCCCGGAGTCGGTCGCGTACCGCGAGTTCGATGCCGAGGAGCTCCTCGCCGACGAGCACCTGCTCCGGGAGACGTTCGGGTCGCTCGTGCTCGCGCACTACCGGACCGAGCCCGACGACCTCGCAAGGTTGCTCGACGCGCCGAACCTCTCCGTGCATGCACTCGTCCACGACGGCCACGTCGCGTGCGTCGCGCTCCTCGCTCGCGAAGGCGACCTCCCAGAGGGCCTCCGCGCGAACATGTACGAAGGCGGGCGCGTGAAGGGGAACATGCTCCCGGACGTCCTCACGAGCCAGCTCCGCGACGAAGCCGCCGCCGCAACCGTCGGCTACCGCGTCGTCCGCATCGCCACGCACCACGCCGTCCGCCGCGGCGGCCTCGCCTCGCACCTCCTCGACCGGATCCGTGACGCCGTCGGCGACGACGTCGACTGGCTCGGCTCCGGGTTCGGCGCCACGCCCGGCCTCGTCGACTTCTGGCGCGAGAACGGCTACCGGAGCGTGCACCTGTCGACGACGCGGAACGACGCGAGCGGCGAGTACTCCGCGATCGTCCTCGACCCGACGAGCGACGCCGGGCACGCACTCCTCGAACGCCACGGCGAGTGGTTCGCCGAGCGCGTCCCGAGCGTGCTCTCGGACGCGCTCGACGACGCCGACCCGGACGTCGTCCGCGCGACGCTGCGCGCGTGCCCAGCCGACGTCGACGTCGACCTCGGCCCGGCGGCGTGGCGGACCGTCGTCGGTGCGTCCTACGGCCCAGGCTTGTTCGACGTCGCACCCGCGCCGTTCCGCGACCTCGCCGTGAAGCACCTCGTCGACCCCGACGGAACGGTTGGCGCACTCACCGACCGCGAGGAACGACTGCTCGTCCGGCGCGTCCTCCAGGCCCGGTCGTGGCCGACGGTCGCCGACGCCCTCGAGTACGTCTCGCCCGGCGCGTGCATGCGGAGCCTCGGCGACGCGTTCGTGCCGCTCGTCGACGCGTACGGCACCGACGACGCGCTCGCCGACCGCGACCGCTACCGGGACTGA
- a CDS encoding DUF456 domain-containing protein, producing the protein MLFGLDLVTVLAVLLLVAGVVGSAVPSVPGPLVSLAGVLVYAFGGGNAVGVVTLVALGIVGVVAVLADWLSGSLAAKYGGASWTASILGGIVGVVMFFVWGPLGVILGLAATVFLVEAYREDAQHATKATVYSTIGALGSIVVQVALTLGMLATFALALAV; encoded by the coding sequence ATGTTGTTCGGACTGGACCTCGTGACCGTCCTCGCAGTGCTCCTCCTCGTCGCCGGCGTGGTCGGGAGCGCCGTTCCGTCGGTCCCCGGCCCGCTCGTATCCCTCGCCGGCGTCCTCGTGTACGCCTTCGGCGGCGGCAACGCCGTCGGCGTCGTCACGCTCGTCGCACTCGGCATCGTCGGCGTCGTCGCGGTCCTCGCGGACTGGCTCTCCGGGAGCCTCGCCGCGAAGTACGGCGGCGCGTCCTGGACCGCCAGCATCCTCGGCGGTATCGTCGGCGTCGTCATGTTCTTCGTCTGGGGGCCGCTCGGCGTCATCCTGGGGCTCGCAGCCACCGTCTTCCTCGTCGAAGCGTACCGCGAGGACGCCCAGCACGCGACGAAGGCCACGGTCTACTCGACGATCGGCGCACTCGGGAGCATCGTGGTCCAGGTCGCGCTCACCCTCGGGATGCTCGCCACGTTCGCGCTCGCACTCGCCGTATGA
- a CDS encoding glutamate--tRNA ligase — protein MDEELRERVETAAETAALFNAVKHESDAAVGAVMGPLMGENPAFREHADDVPGVVGGVVSRVNEMSHEERVERLQELAPERYDELTSEDEDDDGPLPDLPNVDAYDEIRMRCAPNPNGPWHLGSARMPAVIGTYKEMYDGWMLVRFDDTDPETKRPDLDAYDEILEAVDYLGFEPDEVMKASDRVETYYEHARDLVDLGGAYTCSCTGEEFSELKNAGEPCPHRDKDPETTREEFEAMVDGEYGAGEMTLRVKTDIDHKNPALRDWVAFRMVDTPHPREEAKEYRCWPMLDFQSGVDDHLAGVTHIVRGIDLQDSAKRQRFVYDYFDWEYPEVVHWGHVQIDAYDVKMSTSTIKQLVAEGELDGWDDPRAPTVASVRRRGIQGEALVDAMLELGMSTSDVDLAMSSVYAKNREYVDDDATRRFLVRDPVELDIDGEHPERAHPPLHPDHEERGDRDIPVGDALALEPDDVPEAGERVWLKGLGCVESTDEGLAFTNDDLSVVTDGDVDVVHWAPADGPTVRMRTMDGDDHGVTEPGLADHDVDDVVQFERVGYARVDDIEFDGDADVQTYFAHP, from the coding sequence ATGGACGAGGAACTCCGCGAGCGTGTGGAGACGGCGGCAGAGACGGCCGCGCTGTTCAACGCGGTCAAGCACGAGAGCGACGCGGCGGTCGGCGCGGTGATGGGGCCGTTGATGGGCGAGAATCCCGCGTTCCGCGAGCACGCCGACGACGTCCCCGGCGTCGTCGGTGGCGTCGTCTCGCGCGTGAACGAGATGAGTCACGAGGAGCGCGTCGAGCGCCTCCAGGAGCTCGCGCCCGAGCGCTACGACGAACTGACGAGCGAGGACGAGGATGACGACGGGCCGCTGCCGGACCTGCCGAACGTCGACGCGTACGACGAGATTCGGATGCGGTGTGCGCCGAACCCGAACGGCCCGTGGCACCTCGGGAGCGCCCGCATGCCGGCGGTCATCGGCACGTACAAGGAGATGTACGACGGCTGGATGCTGGTCCGGTTCGACGACACGGACCCCGAGACGAAGCGCCCGGACCTCGACGCGTACGACGAGATCCTCGAGGCGGTCGACTACCTCGGGTTCGAGCCCGACGAGGTCATGAAGGCCAGCGATCGCGTGGAGACGTACTACGAGCACGCTCGCGACCTCGTCGATCTCGGTGGCGCGTACACGTGCTCGTGTACCGGCGAGGAGTTCTCGGAACTGAAGAACGCCGGCGAGCCGTGCCCGCACCGGGACAAGGACCCGGAGACGACCCGCGAGGAGTTCGAGGCGATGGTCGACGGCGAGTACGGCGCGGGCGAGATGACCCTGCGCGTGAAGACCGACATCGACCACAAGAACCCGGCGCTCCGGGACTGGGTGGCGTTCCGGATGGTCGACACCCCGCATCCGCGTGAGGAGGCCAAGGAGTACCGCTGCTGGCCGATGCTCGACTTCCAGAGCGGCGTCGACGACCACCTCGCGGGCGTCACGCACATCGTGCGCGGCATCGACCTCCAGGACTCCGCGAAGCGCCAGCGGTTCGTATACGATTACTTCGACTGGGAGTACCCGGAGGTCGTCCACTGGGGGCACGTCCAGATCGACGCGTACGACGTGAAGATGAGTACGTCCACGATCAAGCAACTCGTCGCCGAGGGCGAACTCGACGGCTGGGACGACCCGCGCGCGCCGACGGTCGCGAGCGTCCGCCGACGCGGCATCCAGGGTGAGGCGCTCGTCGACGCGATGCTCGAACTCGGGATGTCCACGAGCGACGTGGACCTCGCGATGTCCTCGGTGTACGCGAAGAACCGCGAGTACGTCGACGACGACGCCACCCGGCGGTTCCTCGTCCGCGACCCCGTCGAACTCGATATCGACGGCGAGCACCCGGAGCGCGCGCACCCGCCGCTGCACCCGGACCACGAGGAGCGCGGCGACCGCGACATCCCGGTTGGCGACGCGCTCGCGCTCGAACCCGACGACGTCCCGGAGGCCGGCGAGCGCGTCTGGCTGAAGGGCCTCGGGTGCGTCGAGTCCACGGACGAGGGCCTCGCGTTCACCAACGACGACCTCTCCGTCGTCACCGACGGCGACGTCGACGTCGTCCACTGGGCACCTGCCGACGGTCCAACCGTCCGCATGCGAACCATGGACGGCGACGATCACGGCGTCACTGAACCCGGGCTCGCCGACCACGACGTCGACGACGTCGTCCAGTTCGAACGCGTCGGCTACGCACGAGTAGACGACATCGAGTTCGACGGCGACGCCGACGTTCAGACGTACTTCGCACACCCCTGA
- the idsA3 gene encoding geranylfarnesyl diphosphate synthase produces the protein MTDASSREEAVLSAVEARREHVNDAITEELPIKRPERLYEASRYLLDAGGKRLRPTVLLAVGEALTDVDGLSADVDYREFEDVTGEPVDLMAAAVSVETIQSFTLIHDDIMDDDELRRGVPAVHEEFGLDTAILAGDTLYSKAFEILTQTGAPAERSVEALHTLASTCTKICEGQSLDVAFEQRGDVVPEEYMEMIEHKTAVLYAASAALAGIVLGADEETVDALYGYGLDVGRAFQIQDDVLDLTVPSEQLGKQRGSDLVENKQTLITVHAREHGVDVDSLVTTDDVEAVTEAEIDDAVDRLHEAGSIEYANRTAIDLVEQGKARLSVLPENDARTLLEDLADYLIERDY, from the coding sequence ATGACGGACGCGAGTTCGCGGGAGGAGGCGGTGCTGTCGGCGGTCGAGGCGCGTCGAGAGCACGTCAACGACGCCATCACGGAGGAACTCCCGATAAAGCGTCCGGAGCGCCTCTACGAGGCCTCGAGATACCTGCTGGACGCGGGCGGGAAGCGCCTGCGGCCGACGGTGCTGCTCGCGGTCGGCGAGGCGCTGACGGACGTCGACGGGCTGTCCGCGGACGTCGACTACCGCGAGTTCGAGGACGTCACCGGCGAGCCCGTGGACCTGATGGCGGCGGCGGTGAGCGTGGAGACGATCCAGTCGTTCACGCTCATCCACGACGACATCATGGACGACGACGAACTCCGGCGTGGCGTGCCGGCGGTCCACGAGGAGTTCGGGCTCGATACGGCGATCCTGGCCGGTGACACGCTGTACTCGAAGGCGTTCGAGATCCTCACGCAGACCGGTGCCCCTGCCGAGCGGTCGGTGGAGGCGCTGCACACCCTCGCGTCGACGTGCACGAAGATCTGCGAGGGCCAGAGTCTCGACGTGGCGTTCGAGCAGCGCGGCGACGTGGTGCCCGAGGAGTACATGGAGATGATCGAGCACAAGACGGCGGTGCTGTACGCGGCGTCGGCGGCACTCGCCGGGATCGTGCTCGGTGCGGACGAGGAGACCGTGGACGCGCTGTACGGGTACGGACTGGACGTGGGGCGTGCGTTCCAGATCCAGGACGACGTCCTCGACCTGACGGTGCCGAGCGAGCAGCTCGGGAAGCAGCGCGGTTCGGACCTCGTGGAGAACAAGCAGACGCTGATCACGGTGCACGCTCGCGAGCACGGCGTGGACGTGGATTCGCTCGTGACGACGGACGACGTCGAAGCGGTGACGGAGGCCGAGATCGACGACGCCGTCGACCGATTGCACGAGGCTGGGAGTATCGAGTACGCGAACCGGACGGCGATCGACCTCGTCGAGCAGGGGAAGGCGCGTCTGTCCGTGCTGCCGGAGAACGACGCGCGGACGCTGCTGGAGGATCTCGCGGACTACCTCATCGAGCGCGACTACTGA